DNA from Salinispora arenicola:
GGAGGGTGCCCGTGACCAGGCCGATGTGATCGTCGACACCAGTCACCTCAACGTCAACCAGCTGCGCCGGCGCATCGAGGAACTCTTCGGGGCCGAGGATGCCCGCCGGTTGCGGGTGACCGTGGTGTCGTTCGGCTTCAAGTACGGCGTTCCACCGGACGCCGATTTCGTCTGTGACGCCCGGTTCCTGCCGAATCCGTACTGGGTTCCGGAGCTGCGCGAGCACACCGGGCAGACAGAGGCGGTCAGCTCGTACGTGCTGGGCCAGGAGGGCGCCGAGGCATTCGTGGCGACCTACACCGACTTGATCAACGCCACCACCGCCGGTTTCGAGCGGGAGGGTAAGCGCTACCTGACGGTCGCGGTCGGTTGCACCGGCGGCAAGCACCGCAGCGTCGCCATCGCCGAGGAACTGGCCGCGCGGCTGGGACGAACCGTTATCGCCGCCCACACGCAGCACCGCGACCTGGGGCGCGAGTGACGACCACCCGGGTGGTCGCCTTCGGCGGTGGGCACGGTCTCTCCGCTTCACTGCGCGCACTCCGGCGATGCGCCCCAGAACTCGACCTTGATCTCACCGCGGTAGTGACGGTCGGTGATGACGGCGGGTCGAGCGGCCGGCTGCGCGCCGAGCGGGGCGGACTGCCGCCGGGG
Protein-coding regions in this window:
- the rapZ gene encoding RNase adapter RapZ; translated protein: MSEGQTSVPNGSDLSDTDTTLVVVTGVSGGGRSTVARALENVGYYVVDNLPQALMLDMAELAMKAGGAARRTAMVLDVRSRAFSTDLVGAIRELKERGFAPWVVFVDADDEVLIRRFESVRRSHPLQGEGRLADGIAVERGLLEGARDQADVIVDTSHLNVNQLRRRIEELFGAEDARRLRVTVVSFGFKYGVPPDADFVCDARFLPNPYWVPELREHTGQTEAVSSYVLGQEGAEAFVATYTDLINATTAGFEREGKRYLTVAVGCTGGKHRSVAIAEELAARLGRTVIAAHTQHRDLGRE